In Eupeodes corollae chromosome 3, idEupCoro1.1, whole genome shotgun sequence, a single genomic region encodes these proteins:
- the LOC129950602 gene encoding U4/U6.U5 small nuclear ribonucleoprotein 27 kDa protein: MDELSKSSHSRDCVYPSSSSRPRTERPKINEADLEGKSPEEIDMLKTMGFCNFDTTKNKKVEGNDVGEVHVILKRKYRQYMNRKGGFNRPLDFVA, from the exons ATGGACGAgtt atcaaaGTCATCACATTCTAGAGATTGTGTGTATCCATCGTCTTCATCCCGTCCCCGAACAGAACGTCCGAAAATTAACGAAGCTGATTTAGAGGGCAAATCACCTGAAGAAATAGATATGCTAAAAACAATGGGATTCTGTAACTTTGATaccactaaaaacaaaaaagtagagGGAAATGATGTTGGTGAAGTTCACGTTATTCTCAAAAGAAAATATCGCCAATACATGAATCGCAAAGGTGGTTTCAATCGCCCATTAGATTTTGTTGCATAA